The Drosophila teissieri strain GT53w chromosome X, Prin_Dtei_1.1, whole genome shotgun sequence genome has a segment encoding these proteins:
- the LOC122623030 gene encoding glycerol-3-phosphate acyltransferase 3 has translation MFIELVVLGILSWASFFWLQCRYLDVLEVLFAWIASQLAQTRRRRALEERCRLGQNWTVGNGRGRKDRKDRKDRKVKKFEDNASDNDSDDKLQDRNKGDGMEELLSPPIKNRLNIRVEQCCDLIAAGLGLVLEDDVTQRFVAPPSPVGEWNLLTRNLRQRNRYLNWRLRMAWLLGWVARYGLLLPIRTIACWLCLFMISGVSMLLGHLPDWCFKKKLVELVLRQCFRITAACLPMIRRFHNTEYRPTKGICVCNHTSPLDVLVLMCDANYSLTGQVHTGILGVLQRALSRVSHHMWFDRKELADREALAVVLRLHCSMEDRPPVLLFPEGTCINNTAVMQFKKGSFAVSDVVYPVAIRYDRQFGEAYWDSTRYSMLRYMLMVVSSWCICCDVWYMPPLSRGKDESPVEFSNRVKAAIADQAKIDNLPWDGNLKRWSPVRDWQ, from the coding sequence ATGTTTATTGAGCTGGTCGTCCTGGGCATTCTATCGTGGGCGTCCTTCTTCTGGCTGCAGTGCCGCTACCTGGACGTCCTGGAAGTCCTCTTCGCCTGGATTGCCAGCCAGTTGGCGCAAACTCGCAGGAGGCGAGCTCTCGAGGAGCGGTGCCGCCTGGGCCAGAACTGGACGGTCGGAAATGGCCGGGGCAGGAAGGACAGAAAGGACAGGAAGGACAGAAAGGTCAAGAAGTTCGAGGACAACGCATCGGACAACGATTCGGACGATAAGCTGCAGGACCGGAACAAGGGCGATGGCATGGAGGAGCTGCTCTCGCCGCCGATCAAGAACCGCCTCAATATCCGAGTGGAGCAGTGCTGCGACCTCATAGCCGCCGGCTTGGGCCTGGTGCTCGAGGACGACGTGACCCAGAGGTTTGTGGCGCCACCTTCGCCCGTCGGCGAATGGAACCTGCTGACCCGCAACCTCCGTCAGCGGAACCGCTACCTCAACTGGCGTCTAAGGATGGCCTGGCTGCTGGGCTGGGTGGCCCGGTACGGACTGCTCTTGCCCATCAGGACCATTGCCTGCTGGCTGTGCCTGTTCATGATCAGTGGAGTCTCCATGCTGCTGGGCCACCTGCCCGACTGGTGCTTCAAGAAGaagctggtggagctggtACTGCGGCAGTGCTTCCGCATCACGGCCGCCTGCCTGCCGATGATCCGCAGATTCCACAACACCGAGTACCGCCCCACCAAGGGCATCTGTGTGTGCAACCACACGAGTCCTCTGGACGTCCTGGTGCTGATGTGCGATGCCAACTACTCGCTGACGGGCCAGGTGCACACCGGCATCCTGGGCGTCCTGCAGCGCGCCCTCTCGCGGGTCTCCCACCACATGTGGTTCGACCGTAAGGAACTGGCCGATCGCGAGGCCCTGGCTGTGGTGCTCCGCCTGCACTGCTCCATGGAGGACCGGCCGCCGGTGCTGCTCTTCCCCGAGGGCACTTGCATCAACAACACCGCCGTGATGCAGTTCAAGAAGGGCAGCTTTGCGGTCAGCGACGTCGTCTATCCAGTGGCCATTCGCTACGACCGGCAGTTTGGAGAGGCCTACTGGGACAGCACCCGCTACTCGATGCTCAGATACATGCTGATGGTGGTCAGCTCGTGGTGCATTTGCTGCGACGTCTGGTACATGCCGCCCCTCAGCCGCGGCAAGGATGAGTCGCCAGTGGAGTTCTCGAATCGCGTGAAGGCCGCCATTGCCGACCAGGCGAAGATCGATAATCTGCCCTGGGACGGCAACCTGAAGCGCTGGAGTCCCGTTAGGGACTGGCAGTAG